Part of the Armatimonadota bacterium genome is shown below.
CACCGAACGACGATTTCGTATGGGTCGCCTTATGTCGGTTAGATGCTGCAAAGGACATTCCAACCATGCTCAAAGCCGCACGCATCGCCCTCTCTGATAAGGGGCGGCTTCTGATCGCTGGGGATGGGCCGCTAAAGGCAGAGCTCGTAACCATGGCCATAGGGATGGGCGCAAAGGTACAATTCGTCGGTACGGTGTCCGACAGCGCAAATTTTTTGCAAGCGGCGGACGGGTTCTTGATGTCGTCTGCTTGGGAAGGGTTGCCAATGTCGCTGTTAGAAGCGGCGGCAACCGGCCTGCCTATCGCATCGACCAGCGTTGGCGGCATTCCCGAGGTTGTGGAAGACGGCTTGTCGGGATTGCTCTGTTCGGCTGGCGATGCGGAAGCTTTGGCGGCAAACATGACAAGGGTGATGGCGATGGCGCCAACCGAGCGCGAGGCCATGGGCAAAGCCGCCCGCAAACGGGTCATCGAAAAGTTCTCGCTGTGCGCCGTGCTTGATCAATGGGAAGCCCTATTCGACGAAATCGGCTCATAATCGGCGGCCTGTTGGTCGGGTGCGCAGCCTTTGCGCTGGCCACCTGGCTCGAAAGCGGCCTGGCGGTCGTTTTACTGCTAACGCCCTGGCTCTCTTTATTCTTTGTGCCTCAGCAACATTGGCGTCTGGTTAGCGTTCTGCTGTTTGTCAAGTTGGCGATGGTTGGAGTCGTAACGGTGCTCACCAATGCGGTCTGGGGTTCTCCACTGATCCCTGTCAATCCCGATCAGGCCTTCTACTTGAGCACGGCCGAGCGCATTCGATCCGACTTATCTCAAGGCATCGAGCCGGATTACCAGTCGATCATCATGTTGCACAACCGACTTTACAACATCCTCATCGGCTGGCTCGCATACTTTAATGGATCGTCCGATCCGTTCATGTTTCGCTTGTTAAACATGAACATAACGGTGATTACCGCGCTTGGGATATTTTGGCTGGCGCGGCGAGTCTATCCCTCGAACGAGCTTGCTCATACTGTCGCGCTCATCGGCGGCCTGCTCCTTCCATCGGCCAACGTCTATGCGATGTTCGTCCTGCGCGATGTGATGATCGCAATGTCCGTCGTGCTTTTTAGCCTGGCATTGGTTCGTAAGGACCTCTTGCTCGGCGGCATTGTGATGTTCGTCAGTTATCACCTTCGCTTTCAATTGCCTTTTGTAATGGCGGGCACAGCGATCGTCTATCTATGGGTCAGCCTCTTCTATCAAAAGAAGCAGCCTAGTCGCGCTATCGTCTTGGCCTCGTTTGCTGGTTTTGCAGCGATCGGATTTGTTGCGGCAAAGGCGGTGCTGCCGCAGGTTGCCTATGTCGATGCAGCGCTTTCGCTCGACAATGTCGGCGCCTTTCTTGTACGCATGATCCCGTCTGTGCTGGGTTTGGACTTCTTTTTTGCAGACACTTCTCGAAGCGAGGTCAGCGCGAGTTTTGCCACCGCGATGAGTTGGCCGATGGCGCTGGCCACCCGCATTGTGATGCCCGATAGCTTCATCGTCCCGCTGCTCTTTGTCTGGCACACGGTGGCCAACAAGCGCGGGATGGCTAATCGAACCGCGTTCCTGCTGGCTTGGTCGCTCTGGTTCTTCATCGGCATTTATGCCTTTGGCTATTGGATCGAGTATCAAGCACAATTCCTGCGATTGGTGCTGCCGTTCTATCCGCCGATGCTCGCGCTGGTTTCGCCCTATATCGCCGCTTTTATCGAGCAACGACAGAAACGAGACGAGCCGGCGCCCGCTCCAAAACCTGCTTTTGGCCTGGCCGTAACCGAAGTCCGCAACCGTGAGGCGTTGCGCTAATGCCCGTTCGAACGCTTCACGCGATAGGCGATTCGAAGTTTGGCGGCGGATCGGTAATCATCTTACGACTAATGGAACTTGGCCTTCAGATGGGACATCAGGTCGAAGTTTTGGCAACGGACGACCGATTCTGTGCGGAATCTGAGGCGATTGGGGTTCGCTGCGTTCGATTAGATGTGATTCGGCGCGAGATTCGACCGATCTTCGACTGGCGCGGAACCCAGGCGCTTGCGCGCTATCTTCGTGAGAACCGATACGATCTCGTGCACACGCACACATCAAAGGCTGGGTTCATTGGTCGCAGGGCGGCTTGGATGGCTGGATGCCCGCGCATACTCCACACCGTGCACGGATTCGCGTTTCACGAACGGTCCAATCCTGTCTCGATGCGTCTTTTTGTCGCGCTGGAGCGCATGGCTGCCCGATGGTGCCACCGTTTGGTAACGGTGAGCGAGTTCCATAGAGATTGGGCCGTTCGATTGGGCATCGCCCCGCCCGAAAAGATCGTCGCCATCCCAAATGGCATCTCGCCTGAGCGGGTTAAGCCTGCGCGCACACCCGACGATGTTCGGCGCGAACTAGGAATAGGGCCCGATCAATTCGTAATTGCTTCGATCGGCCGCCTGGCCAAAGGTAAGGGGCTAGAGGAACTGGTCTCAATCTTGCCCGACATACGCCTTGCAAAGCCCGGCGCCGTGCTGTTGCTACCGGGAGAAGGCAATCTGAAGTTCGAAGGCGAAGGCATCATTGCTCCGGGCTTTCGAACCGACATTGGCGACCTGCTGAACATCGCCGACCTGGTCGCGTTGCCGTCTCATCGCGAGGGCCTTTCGATCGCGCTACTAGAGGCGATGGCCGCCGGAAAGCCTATAGTTGCATCAGATTTGGCCAGTAACATTGAAGCGGCGGAAGGCGCTGCCGAATTTGTATCCGTCGGCGATAAAGCACAGCTTTGCCGGACAATTCTTCAACTTATCTCTCATTCTGATCGCGCGCAGCAACTTGGGCAAGCGGCCAAACAGCGCTTTGAAGAACGCTATACCGAACGGCGCATGATCGAACAGTATCGCGATCTTTATCAATTTATGCTCGGCGCAGAATTGGCGGTCCGATGACCCAGATCGTCCTGCTGACCAACGGCAACTACTTTGCCGCAAAGATTGCGAAACCGCTCTTCTCTCACCCAGCAATCGAACTGGCCGGAATCGTGATCGTAACGGGCGACTACAAAGGGAAATCGGGGCTTGCCTCCTACAAAGAGCTTCTCAAAGCGACCGCGCTGCCCTACCTTATCTACAAGGTCGCCTCAACCTTGGGCTTGTCGTTCTTAAGCCGCATGTTAGGCAAGAAACCGCTCACCGTCCGGAGATTGGCTCAAGAGTTTCAGGTTCCTGCATTCGAAACCGTCAAGGTCAACAGCCCTGAATCGGTCGCGTTTGTCGAAGCGCACCAGCCCGACATTCTCCTCTCCATCAGTTGCCCCCAGCGAATTCGAAAGAAGCTGCTCTCCATCCCAAAGAAGACCTCCATCAACATCCATAGCTCGTTGCTGCCTGCCTATGCCGGTTTAGCGCCCTACTTTTGGGTTCTGGCCAACGGCGAAACGCGCACCGGGACGACCGTACACGAGATGATCGAAGAGATCGACAAGGGTCGTATCCTTGCACAGCGGGAGACCAAGATTCCGAAAGGAATCAGCGCCTTCTCTCTGTTTCAAACGCTTGCCGATAAAGGATCGGAAGCCTTAGTCGAAGCGATTCTTAATCCTGCATCCATGGGAGCAAAAGAGCCCGCGTCCTACTATTCGCACCCTACCAAAGGGGCCTATCGCGCCCTAAGGCGAAATGGACACTGTTTAGTGCGACTTAGCGAGCTGATAAAAGCCGCCAAGGGCTGAGAGCGGGTATAATTGCCTGCAAGCTCGGCTAGGAAAGCCGATGCAGGAGGGCTGACAAGTGGTCGCATCGGAGGCGACGTGGCGGGCAAAGCCAACCAGAACGACTCACCTGCCGTATTGCCTACCGTTCATCGGTCAAGAAGAGATCGATGAGGTTGTCGCCGTGCTCCAATCTGGCTGGCTCACCACGGGCGCCCGCGTTCAACAATTCGAACGCGAGTTCGCCGATTATGTAAACGCCCCTCATGCCGTCGCCGTCAACTCCTGCACTGCTGCTATGCACGTCGTCTTGGCCGCATGGGGCATTGGGCCGGGAGACGAGGTTATCACAACTCCGATCACCTTTTGCGCCACGATCGAAGCGATCGAATACGTCGGCGCGACGCCGGTATTGGTCGATATAGACCCTCAAACTGGCAACATCGACCCCAATCTGATCGAAAGGGCTATTACGCCTAATACCAAGGTCGTTATTCCCGTCCATTTGGCCGGTCTGCCGTGCGACATGGACGAAATAATGGCTCTTGCCGACGGACACGGCCTCAAAGTTATGGAAGACGCCGCGCACGCCGTCGGCGCGGAGTACAAAGGTCGAAAGATCGGCAATATCTCCCACGCGACCGCCTTCAGCTTCTACGCCACCAAAAATCTCTCGACCGGCGAGGGCGGCATGATAACGACGCACGACGAAGCATTGGCCGCAAAGTGCCGACAGCTGGCGCTGCACGGCATCAGTCGAGACGCCTGGAAGCGCTACACGGCTGCAGGCTCCTGGTTCTATCAGGTCGAGACGCTTGGCTACAAGTACAATATGCCCGACCTGTTGGCCGCGCTCGGTATTTGGCAATTGCGAAAGTTGGACGCTATGAACGAACGCCGCCGCCAGATCGCCGATCAATACCATCGAGCCTTTGCCGAGATGCCCTTTATCGATCTGTTCCCGCGCCACATGCCGACCGACCGCACTCATCCTTGGCACCTCTATATCGCGCTGATCAAGGAGCGACGAGACGAGTTTGCGGAGGCGATGAAGAATCGCAACATCGGCATCAGCGTCCACTTTATCCCGATCCATTACCACCCCCACTACGAGCGTTACGGTTGGCAGCGCGGCGACTATCCTCATGCCGAAGCCTACTTCGCCCAAGCGCTCTCGCTGCCGCTCTATCCCGGCATGACCGATGACGACATCGAAGACGTGATCGCCGCCGTGTGGCAGGTCGGCCAGGAGTTGGCATAGTGCTGAACAACCTGATCAAGAGGACGCTGGACGTTGCATTGTCAACCCTTGGGATCGTGGTTCTCTCGCCTTTCTTCCTTTTGATCAGCCTTGGCGTGAAACTGACTTCGCCTGGTCCGATCTTTTATGGACACGCTCGAGTAGGTCGTTTTGGCAAGCCCTTCAAGGCGCTCAAGTTTCGCACGATGGTGAACGATGCGGATAAGATCGGCGGCCCGGTTACTATCGCTAAAGATCCGCGCATCACGCGCTTTGGACAGTTCTTGCGCACGACCAAACTGGACGAACTGCCTCAGTTATGGAACGTGCTGATTGGCGAGATGAGCCTGGTCGGTCCGCGACCAGAGGTCGAGCAGTTCGTGGACAAATATCCCGATGAGGCGCGCCGAGCGATCCTCAGCGTGCGGCCTGGCATCACCGGTCTGACCCAGATCGAACTTCGATACGAGGCCGAGGTGCTGGCAAACGAAGAAGACCCCGAAGAGTTTTATGAGCGCGCGCTGTTGCCCAGAAAAATCGCGTCCGACCTTCGATACATCGAGAATCGCTCGCTACTGATGGATCTGTCGCTGCTCTTTAGAACGTTTGGTGCAATCTTCAGTCGTCCGCCGGATTCGGCGCGCTCGGCTCCGATCCATAAGACAGCGCTGACGACTCCGCCGGCGGCGCCTCCAAGTGAGACGCATCGTTAAACAACAGCAGCGTTCGGCGCTGGGCGCCTATTTCAATAATCGAGATCGCCCCGTTGTCCGATCGTAGGCCGTAATAAAGCGGCAATCCTCCGCCTAAAAGTTGCGCCGCACAAGCCCGCACGCTGCCCCCATGTCCGACCCAGATCGCATCGCGTCGCAGGTCCTGGCTTTCGATAAACCGCTCTATTCGCGCCCAAAAGGCCTCGACCGTTTCTGCGCTACTGGGCCTTTGGGTCGGATCCGCAGAGTAACGCGCATACTCGTCCGGAAACCGAATCTTGATCTCTTCGCGGCTCAAACCCTCCCAATCGCCCCACTGCATCTCGCGCAGGCGAGAATCAGAAACCGGCTCAGCGCCCAGCGCGATCCCGATCGCTTCGGCTGTGCGCCATGCGCGCGCCAAATCGCTGGAGACAAGTTGAGAACCTTTCGCGATCCGCGCTAACCGGCGCGCTACGGCATCAGCCTGAGCCAAACCCGTAGAATCGAGCGGCTCATCGAGCCAGCCCTGAATGCGGCCAACGACGTTGGCGTTCGTCTGGCCGTGTCGAACGAGGAAAATGCGCGCCAATCAGTTACCGGTCATGCCGGCGGCCTGAGGCATCACGGGCATTCGTCCGGCCGCCTGAGTCACCTCGGGCAAGGCATTGCCCAGAGCGCCGACGATCTGCTGCCGGGCGCTGTCCACCTCGGCCGGCGTTACGGTCGGCAACGGCGCAGGCATCCGATTATTGCCCACATACCAGATGATCCCAGTGAAGATCACACCGGCGGCGATTATTCCCCAAAAGACGGCGTCAATGTTGTTCTGCATGTTCGAGGTCCCTCAATACTTATTATAGCCCAAAGTTCGGCGCGGCTTTCCCCTCTCCTGCATTGTGTCAAAATGGCCGCCATGAAAGAGGTTCAAATCGCCTCGCGCCGCATTCACGAAGGGCGGGTGATTAACTTGCGCGTGGACGAGGTGGAACTGAGCGACGGCCGCCGAGCCGTGCGCGAAGTGATCGAACATCCCGGGGCCGTGGTCATCGCGCCGATTCTTGACGACCGAACCGTGGTGATGGTGCGGCAATACCGCTACCCGACGGGCAAGACGCTATTGGAACTGCCCGCCGGATCGCTGTCCGCGGGCGAGCCGCCCGACGACTGCGCCCAAAGAGAACTGGCCGAGGAGACCGGCTATCGCGCAGGCCGTATGGAGCGACTGGGACAGTTCTACTCTGCGCCCGGATTTTGCAGCGAACTACTGGTCGCCTACCTCGCTATGGATCTGTCGCCTCACGCGGCCCAAGGCGACGAGGACGAGGTCATCGAAGTGGAGAGGGTCGATCTAAACGGTCTGATCGAACACATCCGCAAAGGCGAAATAGAAGACGCCAAGAGCATCGCTTGCCTTTGGCTGGCTTTGGAGCGGTTGAGGTAAGATTGAAGCCAGAAATGGGCAAGATTCCGCGCGTAGTGGTGGCAAAAGTCGGCCTGGACGGGCACGATCGCGGCGCAAAGGTGGTGGCACGGGCGCTGCGCGACGCCGGCTTCGAGGTGATCTATACCGGCCTCCAGCGCACGCCCGAAGAGGTGGTCGATGTCGCCATCCAAGAAGACGCGGACATGATCGCGGTCTCTATGCTCTCCGGCGCGCACATGACCTTGCTGCCCAAAATCGCGCAACTGCTGAAGGACAAAGACGCCGAGGATATCGCGCTGGTGGCGGGCGGCACCATCCCCAACGACGATGCCGAGGAACTGAAGCGCATGGGCGTGCGCGCTGTCTTTGCTCCCGGCACGCTGACGGACGTGTTCGTATTGGAACTGAAGGCGATTTTGGGAGTTTAGGCGCCCATTCGTCCAAAGCATTGAGAAGGGTAGAATAACGTTGTGAAGCTAATACTGGCCATCTTCCTAGTGTTGTCTCAACTTTCTGACGGTGGGTTTCGAACAGTCAACGTGGTGCACACCACTCGCGTCACTATTCCTGACGGAGCCACGGAAGTGCGGATTTGGCACGCAAAACCATTGCACCGTCCATGGATGCTTGCCGGCGTCCAGCACGTTCGCGATATCCGGCTGACCCCAAGCACGGGTTAGCTTGAACCCTGGAAGAACGGCGAAGCATGGACGTGGGAAGCAAAAGCGAACGGCAGGCGCGAACTCGTTTTTATTAGTTCGTTCGCACTGTCGACTTCAGACCGGAGGCTACCAAGCGGGCCAGGACCTGTTTGGAGCGAATTGCAGGAAAAAACAGTCGTCGAAATGGTTTCGAAGAAGCCGCTGCCTGAAGGAGCCAAGGCTGAAGTCGAGGAAATTGTCAAACTCTTGAAGGCAAGCTCCCCTCGCATCGACGAAGCCATCGCTCAGATGGGCGAGTGGCTTATGGCCCCCCCTTGGGCCTATGACGGGAAAGCCAATTACAAGTTCAACGATTTAGTCAGTTTCCTGAAGTATAAGCGCGGGTGGTGCGGGCATTTTCAAACTCTGTTTCTAGCGGTTTGCCAGGCTGCCGGCATTCCAGCGCGGCCCATTCACGGATTTGCCCTTTACAACAAGAAGGGAGAGCTCTTTCAGGGATTTACCGATTACAATAGACACGGATGGGTCGAGGTCTATCTTCCTAACAAGGGCTGGGTGGAAGTAGAACCTCGTTCAAAAGATCCATTCCGCATCCCTTGGCAGTACGTAGCTACTCCAGAATCTTTACAGAGTTGCCAAGTCCAGGTCAAGATTGGGGACCAGTGGACGTCTCACCTTGGCTACGTGGACACCGTTGTAACGAGGCCATAATGGGCATTGTTAGCCCCGCCTGACGCGTCTCCAAAGGTATACTCAGCATAGGGTGATACTATGGCCAAGAACGGCAATTCCGATACCAATAAATCGACCTGGCTGACCAAGGTCGGCCTGGCAGAAATGCTCAAAGGCGGCGTCATTATGGACGTGGTGGACGCCGAACAGGCCGCCATCGCCGAAGAAGCCGGAGCCGCCGCCGTCATGGCGCTGGAGCGCGTGCCGGCCGACATCCGGCGAGACGGCGGCGTAGCACGCATGTCCGACCCCCAGATGATTGTCGAGATCAAGCGCGCGGTTTCCATCCCCGTGATGGCCAAGTGCCGCATTGGGCACTTTGTAGAGGCCGAGATTCTT
Proteins encoded:
- a CDS encoding sugar transferase encodes the protein MNNLIKRTLDVALSTLGIVVLSPFFLLISLGVKLTSPGPIFYGHARVGRFGKPFKALKFRTMVNDADKIGGPVTIAKDPRITRFGQFLRTTKLDELPQLWNVLIGEMSLVGPRPEVEQFVDKYPDEARRAILSVRPGITGLTQIELRYEAEVLANEEDPEEFYERALLPRKIASDLRYIENRSLLMDLSLLFRTFGAIFSRPPDSARSAPIHKTALTTPPAAPPSETHR
- a CDS encoding transglutaminase domain-containing protein encodes the protein MVSKKPLPEGAKAEVEEIVKLLKASSPRIDEAIAQMGEWLMAPPWAYDGKANYKFNDLVSFLKYKRGWCGHFQTLFLAVCQAAGIPARPIHGFALYNKKGELFQGFTDYNRHGWVEVYLPNKGWVEVEPRSKDPFRIPWQYVATPESLQSCQVQVKIGDQWTSHLGYVDTVVTRP
- a CDS encoding cobalamin B12-binding domain-containing protein; this translates as MGKIPRVVVAKVGLDGHDRGAKVVARALRDAGFEVIYTGLQRTPEEVVDVAIQEDADMIAVSMLSGAHMTLLPKIAQLLKDKDAEDIALVAGGTIPNDDAEELKRMGVRAVFAPGTLTDVFVLELKAILGV
- a CDS encoding NUDIX hydrolase, whose protein sequence is MAAMKEVQIASRRIHEGRVINLRVDEVELSDGRRAVREVIEHPGAVVIAPILDDRTVVMVRQYRYPTGKTLLELPAGSLSAGEPPDDCAQRELAEETGYRAGRMERLGQFYSAPGFCSELLVAYLAMDLSPHAAQGDEDEVIEVERVDLNGLIEHIRKGEIEDAKSIACLWLALERLR
- a CDS encoding glycosyltransferase family 4 protein encodes the protein MPVRTLHAIGDSKFGGGSVIILRLMELGLQMGHQVEVLATDDRFCAESEAIGVRCVRLDVIRREIRPIFDWRGTQALARYLRENRYDLVHTHTSKAGFIGRRAAWMAGCPRILHTVHGFAFHERSNPVSMRLFVALERMAARWCHRLVTVSEFHRDWAVRLGIAPPEKIVAIPNGISPERVKPARTPDDVRRELGIGPDQFVIASIGRLAKGKGLEELVSILPDIRLAKPGAVLLLPGEGNLKFEGEGIIAPGFRTDIGDLLNIADLVALPSHREGLSIALLEAMAAGKPIVASDLASNIEAAEGAAEFVSVGDKAQLCRTILQLISHSDRAQQLGQAAKQRFEERYTERRMIEQYRDLYQFMLGAELAVR
- a CDS encoding histidine phosphatase family protein yields the protein MARIFLVRHGQTNANVVGRIQGWLDEPLDSTGLAQADAVARRLARIAKGSQLVSSDLARAWRTAEAIGIALGAEPVSDSRLREMQWGDWEGLSREEIKIRFPDEYARYSADPTQRPSSAETVEAFWARIERFIESQDLRRDAIWVGHGGSVRACAAQLLGGGLPLYYGLRSDNGAISIIEIGAQRRTLLLFNDASHLEAPPAESSALSYGSEPSAPNPADD
- a CDS encoding DegT/DnrJ/EryC1/StrS family aminotransferase; this encodes MPYCLPFIGQEEIDEVVAVLQSGWLTTGARVQQFEREFADYVNAPHAVAVNSCTAAMHVVLAAWGIGPGDEVITTPITFCATIEAIEYVGATPVLVDIDPQTGNIDPNLIERAITPNTKVVIPVHLAGLPCDMDEIMALADGHGLKVMEDAAHAVGAEYKGRKIGNISHATAFSFYATKNLSTGEGGMITTHDEALAAKCRQLALHGISRDAWKRYTAAGSWFYQVETLGYKYNMPDLLAALGIWQLRKLDAMNERRRQIADQYHRAFAEMPFIDLFPRHMPTDRTHPWHLYIALIKERRDEFAEAMKNRNIGISVHFIPIHYHPHYERYGWQRGDYPHAEAYFAQALSLPLYPGMTDDDIEDVIAAVWQVGQELA